From the genome of Streptococcus lutetiensis, one region includes:
- a CDS encoding aminoacyltransferase yields MTLKILSREDYETLNTRFKERSFMQTVEMADLLEKRGFDITFLGLETDGAIQVAGVLYSMLMTGGLHMEINSGPASTSTAYLSEFYKELKAYAKENGAFELIVKPYDTYQSFDNHGNPNDDEKPELISCLTDLGYSYDGLQTGYPGGEPDWHYVKDLSGLTPETLRKSFSKKGRSLVNKTNSFGIKVRKLTRDELHIFKEITASTSERREYTDKPLDYYEAFYDSFGDKCEFVIATINFQDYLKNMQAGHDKIAADLAVLNQKIAEGVNSAKVNKQKAQLDKQISTFDVRLKEAKELIQKHGSEDVVLAGSLFVYTPQEAVYLFSGSYTEFNKFYAPVALQEHVMMEALKRGINFYTFLGIQGIFDGSDGVLRFKQNFNGYIVRKMGTFRYYPRPMLHKIIAIAKKILRR; encoded by the coding sequence ATGACATTGAAAATCTTATCAAGAGAAGATTATGAAACATTAAATACGAGATTTAAAGAACGTTCTTTTATGCAAACTGTTGAAATGGCAGATTTACTCGAAAAACGTGGCTTTGACATTACATTTTTAGGATTGGAAACAGATGGAGCTATTCAGGTGGCTGGCGTGCTTTATAGTATGCTGATGACTGGTGGACTTCACATGGAAATCAATTCTGGACCAGCTTCGACAAGTACAGCTTACCTTTCAGAATTTTATAAGGAATTAAAAGCTTATGCTAAGGAAAATGGTGCCTTTGAACTGATTGTTAAGCCATATGACACCTACCAAAGTTTTGACAATCATGGTAATCCAAACGATGATGAAAAGCCCGAATTGATTAGCTGTTTGACTGATTTGGGATACAGTTATGACGGTCTTCAGACAGGCTATCCAGGAGGTGAGCCTGACTGGCATTACGTGAAGGATTTGTCAGGATTAACACCTGAAACGCTTCGTAAATCATTTAGTAAAAAAGGTCGCTCACTTGTTAACAAGACAAATTCATTTGGAATTAAAGTGCGCAAATTAACCCGTGATGAACTTCACATCTTTAAAGAAATCACAGCATCAACATCTGAACGCCGTGAATATACAGATAAACCGTTAGATTATTATGAAGCTTTTTATGATAGTTTTGGTGATAAGTGTGAGTTCGTGATTGCGACAATTAATTTTCAAGATTATCTCAAAAATATGCAGGCTGGTCATGATAAAATTGCAGCTGACTTGGCGGTTTTGAATCAAAAGATTGCTGAAGGGGTTAACTCAGCCAAGGTTAATAAACAAAAAGCACAGCTTGATAAGCAAATTTCAACTTTTGATGTTCGCCTTAAAGAAGCTAAAGAATTGATTCAAAAACATGGTTCAGAGGATGTGGTTTTGGCAGGAAGTCTTTTCGTTTATACACCACAAGAAGCTGTTTATCTTTTCAGTGGTTCATATACCGAATTTAATAAATTTTATGCGCCTGTTGCCCTTCAAGAGCATGTGATGATGGAAGCACTGAAACGTGGCATTAATTTCTATACTTTCCTTGGTATTCAAGGAATTTTCGATGGCAGCGATGGTGTTCTTCGTTTCAAACAAAACTTCAATGGTTACATTGTCCGCAAAATGGGAACTTTCCGCTATTATCCACGACCAATGCTGCATAAAATCATTGCAATTGCTAAGAAAATCTTAAGACGATAA
- the metG gene encoding methionine--tRNA ligase — MTSKQPFYITTPIYYPSGKLHIGSAYTTIACDVLARYKRMMNYDVFYLTGLDEHGQKIQQKAEEAGITPQAYVDGMAADVKKLWKMLDISYDKFIRTTDDYHEKVVAEVFEKLLAQDDIYLGEYSGWYSVSDEEFFTESQLEEVFRDENGKVIGGIAPSGHEVEWVSEESYFLRLGKYADRLVEFFHAHPDFIQPDGRMNEIIKNFIEPGLEDLAVSRTSFTWGVKVPSNPKHVVYVWIDALLNYATALGYGQEDHANFDKFWNGTVFHMVGKDILRFHSIYWPIMLMMLDMKLPERLIAHGWFVMKDGKMSKSKGNVVYPEMLVERFGLDPLRYYLMRSLPVGSDGTFTPEDYVGRINYELANDLGNLLNRTVAMINKYFGGEVPAYVENVTEFDADLAALVAEKITEYHKQMNAVDYPRALDAVWSIISRTNKYIDETAPWVLAKDEAKRDELAAVMAHLAASLRVVAHLIQPFMMTTSNAIMEQLGLGANFDLENLALSGFPEGVKVVAKGTPIFPRLDMEAEIDYIKANMGAGAVIAEEKEWDPAEVELKNEKKAIKFDDFDKVEIRVAEVKEVSKVEGSEKLLKFRLDAGDGEDRQILSGIAKFYPNEQELVGKKLQIVANLKPRKMMGLLSQGMILSAEHDGNLSVLTVDPSVPNGSQIG; from the coding sequence ATGACTAGTAAACAACCATTTTATATTACAACACCGATTTACTACCCATCTGGTAAGCTTCACATCGGTTCTGCTTACACAACAATTGCTTGTGACGTTTTAGCACGTTACAAACGTATGATGAACTATGATGTTTTCTATTTGACTGGTCTTGATGAACATGGTCAAAAAATTCAACAAAAAGCTGAAGAAGCTGGCATTACACCACAAGCATACGTTGACGGCATGGCTGCTGATGTTAAAAAACTTTGGAAAATGCTTGACATTTCATATGATAAATTTATCCGTACAACTGATGATTATCATGAAAAAGTTGTTGCTGAAGTTTTTGAAAAATTGTTGGCACAAGATGATATCTATCTAGGTGAATATTCTGGTTGGTACTCAGTCTCAGATGAAGAATTCTTTACAGAAAGCCAATTAGAAGAAGTCTTCCGTGATGAAAACGGAAAAGTCATCGGTGGTATCGCTCCTTCTGGACACGAAGTTGAATGGGTTTCTGAAGAATCTTACTTCCTACGCCTTGGAAAATACGCTGACCGCTTGGTTGAGTTCTTCCATGCACACCCAGACTTCATCCAGCCTGATGGTCGTATGAACGAAATCATTAAAAACTTCATCGAACCAGGTCTTGAAGATTTGGCTGTCAGCCGTACATCATTTACATGGGGTGTTAAAGTCCCTTCAAATCCTAAACACGTTGTTTACGTATGGATTGATGCCCTTCTTAACTATGCAACTGCACTTGGATATGGTCAAGAAGACCACGCAAACTTTGATAAATTCTGGAACGGAACAGTCTTCCACATGGTTGGTAAAGATATCCTTCGTTTCCACTCAATTTACTGGCCAATTATGTTGATGATGCTTGACATGAAATTGCCTGAACGCTTGATTGCCCACGGTTGGTTTGTCATGAAAGACGGTAAAATGTCTAAATCTAAAGGTAATGTGGTTTATCCAGAAATGCTTGTCGAACGTTTCGGTCTTGACCCACTTCGTTACTACCTCATGCGTTCACTTCCAGTAGGTTCAGACGGAACATTTACACCAGAAGATTACGTTGGACGTATTAACTATGAATTAGCCAACGACCTTGGTAACCTTCTTAACCGTACTGTTGCCATGATTAACAAATACTTCGGTGGCGAAGTGCCAGCTTATGTTGAAAACGTGACTGAATTTGATGCGGACTTGGCAGCACTTGTCGCTGAAAAAATCACTGAATACCACAAACAAATGAATGCTGTTGATTACCCACGCGCACTTGATGCTGTATGGAGTATCATCTCACGTACAAACAAATACATTGATGAAACAGCTCCTTGGGTACTTGCTAAAGATGAAGCTAAACGTGATGAATTAGCAGCAGTAATGGCTCACTTGGCAGCTAGTCTTCGTGTGGTTGCTCACCTTATCCAACCATTCATGATGACAACATCAAATGCTATCATGGAACAACTTGGTCTTGGAGCTAACTTTGACCTTGAAAATCTTGCTTTGTCAGGATTCCCAGAAGGTGTGAAAGTGGTTGCTAAAGGAACACCAATCTTCCCACGTCTTGATATGGAAGCTGAAATTGACTACATCAAAGCGAACATGGGTGCAGGTGCAGTAATTGCTGAAGAAAAAGAATGGGATCCAGCAGAAGTTGAACTTAAAAACGAAAAGAAAGCTATTAAATTTGACGACTTTGACAAAGTAGAAATCCGTGTCGCTGAAGTTAAAGAAGTTTCTAAAGTTGAAGGTTCAGAAAAACTTCTTAAATTCCGTCTTGATGCTGGTGATGGTGAAGACCGTCAAATCCTTTCAGGAATTGCAAAATTCTATCCAAACGAACAAGAACTTGTTGGTAAAAAATTACAAATCGTAGCTAACTTGAAACCACGTAAAATGATGGGACTTCTTAGCCAAGGTATGATTTTATCAGCTGAACATGACGGTAACTTGAGTGTTCTTACAGTTGACCCAAGTGTACCAAACGGTAGCCAAATCGGTTAA
- a CDS encoding SdpI family protein translates to MKMNKKQPILTSFVIVLPALLGAFFWNALPEQVPTHFGIDGQADGYSSKLFALVAFPILFVIFQIIALASLEKESVKVAAPAKMRKLYAWIVPAFSFIVQESIYANALGWVKSSPTLVTAFLGIIFIILGNYLPKTHRNHTIGIRTPWTLSDDKNWYKTHRMAGKLWVLGGLLILLESFVQVAMSYVMGVVIAIMIIAPMIYSFLLSRKA, encoded by the coding sequence ATGAAAATGAATAAAAAACAACCTATATTAACAAGTTTTGTGATTGTTTTGCCAGCTTTGCTTGGGGCATTTTTCTGGAACGCTTTGCCAGAGCAAGTACCAACTCATTTTGGAATTGATGGGCAAGCGGATGGCTACAGTAGTAAGCTCTTCGCCCTTGTTGCTTTCCCAATTTTATTTGTGATTTTTCAAATTATTGCTTTAGCCTCACTTGAAAAGGAGTCTGTAAAAGTAGCTGCTCCAGCTAAAATGAGAAAGCTCTATGCTTGGATTGTTCCAGCTTTTAGTTTCATTGTTCAAGAGTCAATTTATGCGAATGCTCTTGGCTGGGTGAAGAGTAGTCCGACTCTTGTGACAGCTTTTTTGGGGATTATTTTTATAATCCTCGGAAATTATTTGCCAAAAACACATCGCAATCATACCATCGGTATTCGCACTCCTTGGACGTTGTCTGATGACAAAAATTGGTATAAGACACACCGAATGGCAGGTAAACTTTGGGTGCTTGGTGGTTTGCTTATCTTGCTTGAGAGTTTTGTTCAAGTGGCTATGTCTTATGTGATGGGAGTAGTCATTGCTATTATGATTATTGCGCCGATGATTTACTCTTTTCTTCTTAGTCGAAAAGCCTAA
- a CDS encoding DUF2829 domain-containing protein, translating to MTFEEILPGLKAKKKYVRTGWGGAENYVQLFDSIEQNGVALPVTPYFLINVSGEGEGFSMWSPTPCDVLATDWVEVHD from the coding sequence ATGACTTTTGAAGAAATTTTGCCAGGTTTAAAGGCTAAAAAAAAATATGTACGCACTGGTTGGGGCGGAGCAGAAAACTACGTTCAGTTATTTGATAGCATCGAGCAAAATGGCGTAGCACTTCCAGTGACACCTTACTTCCTCATTAATGTGTCAGGCGAGGGCGAAGGTTTTTCAATGTGGTCACCAACACCATGTGATGTCCTAGCTACTGATTGGGTTGAAGTTCATGACTAA
- a CDS encoding ASCH domain-containing protein, protein MNAQELWNKYKKINPSIGDDIDAWQFGVEADLLAQLVLEGTKTATASAYDLYAVDNDPLPEVGSYDVVLDSQDQAVCIIQIKKVSVVPFNQVSAEHAFKESEGDRTLAYWRDVHENFFKPYYNEYGLTFNGDSQIVLEEFEVVYPTL, encoded by the coding sequence ATGAACGCACAAGAACTTTGGAACAAATACAAAAAAATAAATCCTTCAATCGGAGATGATATTGATGCTTGGCAATTTGGAGTAGAAGCGGATTTGTTAGCGCAACTAGTCCTTGAAGGAACAAAAACAGCGACAGCGTCGGCTTATGATTTATATGCTGTTGATAATGACCCGCTACCTGAGGTTGGGTCTTATGATGTGGTTCTCGACAGTCAAGACCAAGCAGTTTGTATCATTCAAATCAAGAAAGTTTCTGTTGTGCCATTTAATCAGGTGTCAGCAGAGCACGCTTTCAAAGAAAGCGAAGGTGATAGGACATTAGCTTATTGGCGTGATGTCCACGAGAACTTTTTCAAACCTTATTACAATGAATACGGTCTGACATTTAACGGTGATAGTCAAATTGTTCTTGAAGAATTTGAAGTGGTCTATCCCACACTTTAG
- a CDS encoding Gfo/Idh/MocA family protein, with protein MKLAILGTGKIVEEVLPVLQEINGIELSAILSTPRSIEKAEKLAELYAISQASSDYDNILANPEVDTVYVALPNHLHYDYAKKALLSGKHVICEKPFTLTLAEFEDLAKIAEQKNRILLEAITNQYLGNFASIKANLSKLGDIKIVECNYSQYSSRYDAFKRGEIAPAFDPAKGGGALRDLNIYNIHLVVGLFGKPERVQYLANMERDVDTSGILMMDYGHFKAACIGAKDCSADIKSTIQGNKGSIAVLGPTNSMPELSLALNGQSMTMINENSLNHRMQDEFVAFQAIIEHQDMTAMKLALEHSRLVMEVLEAAVNSL; from the coding sequence ATGAAATTAGCTATTTTAGGAACAGGAAAAATCGTTGAAGAGGTTTTACCAGTTTTACAAGAAATTAATGGAATCGAATTATCAGCGATTTTATCAACACCGCGCAGCATTGAAAAGGCTGAAAAGCTAGCTGAGCTTTATGCGATTAGTCAAGCTAGCAGCGACTACGATAACATTTTGGCAAATCCAGAAGTGGATACGGTCTATGTCGCCCTTCCTAATCACCTGCATTATGACTACGCAAAGAAAGCTTTGTTGTCTGGCAAACACGTCATTTGTGAAAAGCCATTTACGCTGACTTTGGCAGAATTTGAGGACTTGGCAAAAATTGCAGAGCAAAAAAATCGTATCTTGCTTGAAGCTATCACTAATCAATATCTTGGCAATTTTGCTTCTATCAAAGCTAACCTATCAAAACTTGGGGACATTAAGATTGTCGAGTGCAATTATTCTCAATATTCATCACGTTATGACGCCTTTAAACGTGGTGAAATTGCACCAGCTTTTGACCCAGCAAAAGGTGGTGGAGCTCTTCGTGACTTAAATATTTACAATATTCATTTGGTTGTTGGTTTGTTTGGTAAGCCTGAACGAGTGCAATATTTGGCAAATATGGAACGTGATGTGGACACTTCAGGAATCTTGATGATGGATTATGGACATTTCAAGGCTGCTTGTATTGGTGCTAAAGATTGTAGTGCTGACATCAAATCAACTATTCAAGGAAATAAAGGCTCTATTGCTGTACTTGGACCAACTAATAGTATGCCAGAATTGTCCCTAGCTCTAAACGGTCAAAGTATGACAATGATTAACGAAAATTCACTTAATCACCGCATGCAGGATGAATTTGTGGCTTTCCAAGCTATCATAGAGCACCAAGATATGACAGCTATGAAACTGGCGCTTGAGCACAGCCGTTTGGTGATGGAAGTTTTAGAAGCAGCTGTTAACAGCCTCTAA
- a CDS encoding 3-oxoacyl-ACP reductase, whose amino-acid sequence MTKVLITGVSSGIGLAQARLFLENGCAVYGVDKSQAPEIQNENFHFLQLDLTTNLAALYDFVQDVDILCNTAGILDAYKPLLEVSDDELERVFQTNFFATVKITRYYLAKMVERQSGIIINMCSIASFIAGGGGAAYTASKHALAGFTRQLALDYAKDKIQVFGIAPGAVKTAMTASDFEPGGLADWVAQETPIGRWSNPEEIADLTEFLASGKASSMQGEIIKIDGGWSLK is encoded by the coding sequence ATGACTAAAGTACTTATCACAGGTGTCAGCTCAGGAATTGGGCTTGCGCAAGCGCGACTTTTTTTGGAAAATGGCTGTGCGGTATACGGCGTTGATAAATCACAAGCGCCTGAGATTCAAAATGAAAACTTTCATTTCCTACAGTTAGATTTGACGACGAATTTAGCTGCGCTCTACGACTTTGTTCAGGACGTGGACATCTTGTGTAACACCGCTGGAATTCTCGACGCTTATAAGCCATTGCTTGAGGTGTCAGATGATGAACTCGAGCGTGTGTTTCAGACCAATTTTTTTGCGACAGTCAAAATCACTCGCTATTATTTAGCCAAAATGGTTGAAAGACAATCAGGTATTATCATTAACATGTGCTCGATTGCTTCATTTATTGCAGGTGGGGGTGGAGCGGCATACACAGCTAGCAAGCATGCCCTTGCAGGTTTCACGCGCCAGCTTGCACTTGACTATGCTAAAGACAAGATTCAAGTCTTTGGTATCGCACCAGGTGCGGTCAAAACAGCCATGACAGCTAGCGATTTTGAACCAGGAGGCTTGGCTGACTGGGTCGCCCAAGAAACACCAATTGGACGTTGGAGTAATCCTGAAGAAATCGCTGATTTAACAGAATTTTTAGCATCAGGCAAAGCAAGCTCCATGCAAGGCGAAATCATCAAAATCGACGGCGGCTGGAGTTTGAAATAA